The following are encoded together in the Solenopsis invicta isolate M01_SB chromosome 14, UNIL_Sinv_3.0, whole genome shotgun sequence genome:
- the LOC105207754 gene encoding NADH dehydrogenase [ubiquinone] 1 subunit C2: MSKHHSHEISEHPEIQWALELLKPDPNYQPSVLSKYSAEFICITSGFAIPTLTNLYNTKPFYAGIQKHIAFMAGGYVLSQIIKKMVHDFQAERDTRMRDYIIRHPELFPEPERVKYGQVLEPWVPIR, from the exons atgagtAAACATCACTCGCACGAGATAAGTGAACATCCGGAGATTCAATGGGCTTTGGAACTGCTCAAGCCGGATCCCAATTACCAGCCCAGTGTGCTTTCCAAGTACTCGGCggaatttatatgtataacaagcGGCTTTGCGATTCCgactttaacaaatttgtacAATACTAAGCCGTTTTATGCCG GAATACAGAAGCATATTGCATTCATGGCAGGAGGATATGTTTTGTCGCAAATTATAAAGAAGATGGTTCATGACTTTCAAGCAGAACGTGATACTAGAATGAGAGATTATATTATACGACATCCAGAGCTCTTTCCAGAGCCAG aaCGTGTAAAGTATGGGCAAGTTCTAGAGCCGTGGGTCCCGAtacgttaa